From Megalobrama amblycephala isolate DHTTF-2021 linkage group LG8, ASM1881202v1, whole genome shotgun sequence, the proteins below share one genomic window:
- the wiza gene encoding protein Wiz codes for MEKTAPDSSKKTSTATFSKECLEPDLNKDLDDSDLGVHNCEFCGTNFESRRGLSSHARYHLRQLGVAVSDSSGAPIDLLYQLMKERGGTLPKLEKQASPVKKHKTQSPKLKKDAGPKLKIKISNLVKKKYALSSSSPSAAKGSAASGHSSSPFAVGKPRKASSKKISVSTPSSALSPPKAVEPRLTDGSLSTSLSLASAKPLWAPQETDAPLNLTTMMNSTVRDDVHVCELCGAWYETRKGLSSHARAHLRQFGVNLESKGAPIEMLHKIIQSEEFQEKASAEQLEGSDFEAHTSPFSAPSTSSSISKNPSLVPLSFKGLTSVRLTPPPIKKPISPDVSGNLPLGNKAEFKSPPSAKKKKISLDVSGNIPLSSQTELKSPPLKKKKKSSPNVSGILSLSGKGELKLSPPTKKQKNSTDVSEALPLTEKTEFISPPSAKKQKISTDVAEGLPLDRKEELKSPSRGESSKHVSCEFCHEKFKKSQSLASHARYHLRQLGITEWSVNGSPMATLREVMAQRGSSAGSLSSPEPPSLTPLVSPSAPPSVPSLLSSPKPVIQSSSPPPVPHKVPKAKKGSRTVIPKPKDEPMEVDISIIESPKPQSAPTTPLTPPSDSNTVRSPMIDPKHENQEPKQFVCCDYCGEMFDTRKALSCHARGHLRQLGARWSLKVPPIEALYELMKREGAGRASKIKPEPASGAAVQWKKTASPPRTFTLSPVEKEKPDSDNTTTGCDATCELCGFDFENRKALASHARAHLRQQGVDWKVIGSPIETLKAWMKSEPGKVAELHKSYMKGDLPFVKKVPKRSSTPYSSSDSESVRLGSHKGSSAARDSAGQPQAYQLSKATVATARDGKAGMSHSSSSHRKRPSSDELSSDSLIQSPMARSELNVRSPRGCERRPPKHLYHSESGSRETEPSKPSRAGNIPSLVPRPPETSLVKLVGKVYSLKCRFCDEVFQGPLSIQEDWVMHLQQHILKLKKDSASTSSPQPPLNRTEAPLLIGPQAV; via the exons ATGGAGAAGACCGCACCAGACTCGTCAAAGAAGACAAGCACAGCTACCTTTTCCAAAGAGTGTCTGGAACCAGACTTGAATAAAGACTTGGACGATTCTGATT TAGGCGtccataattgtgagttttgtGGGACCAATTTTGAATCCAGACGAGGTCTCTCCAGTCATGCCCGGTATCATCTCAGGCAGCTGGGAGTGGCTGTGTCCGACAGCAGTGGAGCTCCTATAGACCTCCTGTACCAGCTGATGAAAGAAAGAGGCGGAACTCTACCCAAGCTCGAGAAACAGGCCAGCCCtgttaaaaaacacaaaacccAGTCGCCCAAACTCAAAAAGGACGCTGGGCCAAAATTgaagattaaaatatccaaccTTGTAAAGAAAAAATATGCTCTCTCCTCATCTTCCCCCTCTGCTGCCAAAGGATCAGCGGCATCTGGTCACTCTTCTTCACCTTTTGCTGTAGGGAAGCCTCGTAAAGCATCTTCAAAGAAGATCTCGGTGTCCACTCCATCTTCGGCCTTGTCTCCTCCCAAGGCTGTTGAACCCAGGCTCACTGATGGCAGCCTGTCTACCTCCCTCTCGCTGGCCTCAGCCAAGCCCCTCTGGGCTCCTCAGGAAACAGATGCTCCACTCAATTTAA CAACCATGATGAATTCCACTGTGCGGGATGACGTCCATGTGTGTGAATTATGTGGAGCCTGGTACGAGACCCGTAAAGGTCTCTCCAGCCATGCGCGGGCCCACCTGCGGCAGTTTGGCGTGAATTTGGAGTCTAAAGGTGCTCCCATAGAgatgcttcataaaattattcAGAGCGAGGAGTTCCAGGAAAAGGCCAGTGCTGAGCAGCTGGAAGGGTCGGACTTTGAGGCTCACACTTCACCCTTCTCTGCTCCTTCCACCTCATCATCCATCAGCAAAAATCCCTCTCTTGTCCCTCTATCGTTTAAAGGACTGACATCCGTTCGTCTAACACCTCCTCCAATCAAAAAGCCAATTTCTCCAGATGTTTCAGGGAACTTGCCTCTCGGCAACAAAGCAGAATTTAAATCTCCTCCTTCAGCCAAAAAGAAGAAGATTTCATTAGATGTTTCAGGGAACATACCCCTCAGCAGCCAAACAGAATTGAAATCACCTCCcttaaagaaaaagaagaaaagttcTCCGAATGTTTCGGGGATCTTGTCCCTCAGTGGTAAAGGAGAATTGAAATTATCTCCCCCAACCAAAAAACAGAAGAATTCTACAGATGTTTCGGAGGCCTTACCTCTTACAGAGAAAACAGAATTTATATCACCTCCCTCAGCGAAGAAGCAGAAGATTTCTACAGATGTTGCAGAGGGCTTGCCGCTTGACAGAAAAGAAGAATTGAAATCACCCTCTCGAG GAGAGTCATCTAAACATGTCAGCTGTGAATTCTGTCACGAGAAGTTTAAGAAGAGTCAGAGCTTGGCCAGTCACGCCCGCTATCACCTGCGTCAGCTGGGCATCACCGAGTGGTCTGTAAACGGGTCTCCCATGGCCACTCTGCGAGAGGTGATGGCCCAACGTGGTAGTTCTGCCGGATCTCTCAGTTCCCCTGAGCCGCCCTCGCTGACCCCACTGGTATCCCCCTCTGCACCTCCCTCTGTTCCCTCCCTACTCTCATCCCCTAAGCCCGTTATCCAGTCTTCCTCTCCTCCTCCTGTTCCTCACAAAGTTCCAAAGGCCAAGAAAGGTTCCAGGACTGTGATCCCAAAACCAAAGGACGAACCTATGGAAGTTGATATCTCTATCATAGAGTCTCCAAAGCCACAAAGCGCACCCACCACCCCTTTAACACCTCCATCTGATTCCAACACAGTTAGATCACCCATGATCG ATCCGAAGCATGAAAACCAGGAGCCTAAACAGTTTGTATGTTGCGACTACTGTGGCGAGATGTTTGACACTCGTAAAGCCCTGTCCTGTCACGCACGTGGTCACTTACGACAGCTGGGAGCAAGGTGGTCGCTGAAAGTCCCGCCCATAGAGGCCCTGTATGAGCTCATGAAAAGGGAGGGTGCTGGTCGGGCATCCAAAATCAAACCGGAACCTGCATCAGGGGCGGCAGTGCAGTGGAAAAAGACAGCATCCCCACCTCGCACGTTTACTCTATCACCTGTGGAAAAAGAGAAACCTGACTCAGACAACACGACTACTG GCTGTGATGCCACCTGTGAACTCTGTGGTTTTGATTTTGAGAATCGAAAGGCACTAGCCAGCCACGCAAGAGCCCACTTGAGGCAGCAGGGAGTGGATTGGAAGGTCATCGGCTCTCCTATTGAGACCCTGAAGGCCTGGATGAAGAGTGAACCGGGGAAGGTAGCAGAGCTCCACAAAAGCTACATGAAGGGGGACTTGCCTTTTGTTAAGAAG GTCCCCAAACGATCCTCCACTCCATACTCTTCCTCAGACTCTGAGTCTGTCCGTCTTGGATCTCACAAAGGTTCATCAGCAGCTCGAGACTCCGCTGGTCAGCCGCAGGCATACCAGCTTTCCAAAGCAACAGTGGCAACAGCTAGAGATGGAAAAGCAGGAATGAGCCACTCCTCCTCATCACACAGGAAACGGCCTTCATCAGATGAGCTATCCTCAGACAGCCTGATCCAGTCTCCTATGGCTCGCAGTGAACTGAACGTTCGTTCTCCTCGAG GCTGTGAACGGCGTCCCCCAAAGCATTTATACCACTCTGAGAGTGGATCCAGGGAAACAGAACCTTCAAAGCCCTCTCGGGCTGGAAACATTCCATCCTTGGTGCCTAGACCACCAGAGACCAGCCTAGTAAAGCTAGTAGGGAAGGTGTACTCCCTCAAGTGCAG gTTCTGTGACGAGGTTTTCCAAGGACCGCTGTCCATACAGGAGGATTGGGTCATGCACCTACAGCAACACATCCTGAAGCTTAAGAAGGATTCGGCCTCAACCTCATCACCTCAGCCTCCTCTCAATCGTACCGAAGCGCCACTGCTTATCGGCCCTCAGGCTGTCTAG
- the rasal3 gene encoding disabled homolog 2-interacting protein isoform X3, whose product MGFRRWIVCGGALELNPDPVVPQSGTKIKGQDGGVKNLIKRRLQGDDKRKSSTQLNTAGLSVAARYGSKESLSIPVSAAKSLDLSADQTTVIRPVHSSILGEKYCFQVINSENNHCFGCSSAAERDRWIEDLRRAAHPNKDNCERTENSLSLWVNEAKDLPPKKRYYCEVHLDGTLFARTSTRAVGKSAQRSSQAVEGGSGAAGAGHGGSAAGGCQLFWGEFFELENLPPVTQITLHLFRDEDSKKKRHSKDDSILHPIGSVALALADIKGRAYQEKWYPIVPYKPPGTSAAKDQVGPQASIRVKARFKNLKILPIERYKEFAEYVTLDYVGMCSSLEPLLNVREKEELAGALVHVLQSIGKAKEFLIDLGSAEVQRLGENEALIFRENTLATKAIDEYMKLVGQKYLIDTLGDFISRLYNGGESCEVDSLKCSASDLPINQRHLKETCGDVVKRITDMHDSFPAELNEIFSSWVSNCEERGLTDIGHRLISASLFLRFLCPAILSPSLFGLTQAYPETNTLRTLTLTAKVIQNLANFTLFGEKEEYMFFMNEFLEQHWEPMRGFLQKVSDPDSEMAMARFDGYVDLPLRLAVLHNLLVNIISVMKQDQIDNLQPLPSILNQITEFLDHDAQRIPVSSSHGTPKPVYLPPRDLPKYSPLQNSMQQLPIDSKPNQGKDRQRKQVQRAFSVPNRPSRQQRQLVKRQASNEELPTQCPDQSPNLEITLPSNSTNSKSKAAKVLWIKDKDGNEPHQITGQEQEDTSTLDRHAQELAELRMGVEQVTERELEMAKRLEDFIVMTQDQNTQLQAEVQELRNLLAIREEQLASATFRLGVIEEEREEDERKLNVAVAAVERMNVLEEQFAGLLKDVHQLYAVNADGIRQTYINT is encoded by the exons AGCTAAATCCAGATCCTGTGGTTCCCCAAAGTGGTACCAAAATAAAAGGGCAAGATGGTGGTGTCAAA AACTTAATCAAGCGCCGCTTACAGGGTGACGATAAACGGAAAAGCAGCACGCAGCTCAATACTGCAGGACTTAGTGTTGCTGCAAG GTACGGTTCCAAAGAATCTTTATCCATTCCAGTCAGCGCTGCAAAAAGCCTGGATCTGAGTGCAGACCAAACCACCGTCATCAGGCCAGTCCACAGCTCTATTCTAGGGGAAAAGTACTGTTTTCAG GTCATAAACTCAGAGAATAACCACTGCTTTGGGTGCAGTTCAGCTGCAGAAAGAGACCGCTGGATTGAAGActtgcgtcgtgctgctcatcCAAATAAG GACAACTGTGAGCGTACTGAGAACTCCCTGAGCCTTTGGGTTAACGAAGCAAAAGACCTTCCCCCAAAGAAGCGATATTATTGTGAGGTCCACCTTGATGGCACACTGTTTGCTCGTACTAGTACCCGGGCCGTGGGGAAGTCCGCCCAACGCTCCAGTCAAGCAGTTGAAGGAGGATCTGGCGCAGCTGGTGCGGGCCATGGTGGTAGTGCTGCAGGAGGTTGCCAGCTATTCTGGGGCGAATTTTTTGAACTTGAAAACTTGCCCCCTGTCACCCAGATCACCCTGCACCTCTTTAGAGATGAAGACTCCAAGAAGAAGCGCCATTCCAAGGATGACTCTATTCTGCATCCTATTGGAAGTGTGGCTCTTGCTTTAGCAGACATAAAAGGACGGGCCTATCAAGAGAAATGGTATCCCATCGTTCCCTACAAACCCCCAGGAACAAGTGCTGCAAAGGACCAAGTTGGACCGCAGGCTTCGATTCGAGTCAAGGCCAGATTTAAGAACCTGAAAATTCTACCTATTGAGAGGTACAAGGAATTTGCAGAGTACGTCACATTGGATTATGTGGGTATGTGCAGCAGCCTGGAACCTCTTCTCAATGTACGGGAGAAAGAAGAACTGGCAGGAGCACTTGTTCATGTGCTCCAGAGTATTGGGAAAGCCAAG GAGTTCTTGATTGATCTTGGTAGTGCAGAAGTTCAGCGCTTGGGAGAAAATGAAGCTTTGATTTTCAGAGAGAATACACTGGCTACAAAGGCTATTGATGAATATATGAAATTGGTGGGCCAGAAGTATCTCATAGACACACTTG GCGACTTTATATCCAGATTGTATAATGGAGGAGAGAGCTGCGAGGTAGACTCTCTAAAATGCTCTGCCTCTGATCTACCAATCAACCAGAGACATCTAAAGGAGACATGTGGGGATGTTGTAAAGAGAATAACTGACATGCATGA CTCATTCCCTGCAGAGCTGAATGAAATTTTTTCCAGTTGGGTATCAAATTGTGAGGAGCGAGGTCTAACGGACATCGGACACCGTCTCATATCAGCATCTCTGTTTCTTCGATTCTTATGCCCAGCGATCCTCAGTCCATCACTTTTCGGCCTCACCCAAGCCTATCCAGAGACAAACACCCTTCGCACTCTCACTTTGACAGCCAAGGTCATTCAAAACCTTGCAAACTTCACCTT ATTTGGCGAAAAGGAAGAGTACATGTTTTTTATGAATGAGTTCCTAGAACAACACTGGGAGCCAATGCGAGGATTCTTACAGAAAGTATCTGATCCAGACAGTGAAATGGCCATGGCTCGATTTGATGGCTATGTAGACCTGCCCCTTCGTCTAGCGGTCCTTCACAATCTCCTGGTCAATATTATCTCTGTAATGAAACAG GACCAAATAGACAACCTACAACCCTTGCCTTCAATCCTGAACCAAATCACAGAATTCCTTGACCATGATGCCCAACGGATCCCTGTTAGCAG CAGTCATGGAACACCAAAGCCTGTATATTTACCGCCAAGGGATCTCCCCAAGTACAGTCCATTACAAAACTCCATGCAGCAGCTTCCCATAGACTCAAAACCCAACCAAGGCAAAGATCGTCAGCGGAAGCAGGTGCAACGGGCTTTCAGTGTCCCCAACAGACCATCCCGGCAACAGAGGCAACTAGTAAAGCGGCAGGCAAGCAATGAAGAGCTACCTACACAGTGTCCGGACCAATCTCCCAATTTGGAAATTACATTACCCAGCAAT TCCACGAATTCCAAAAGCAAAGCAGCAAAAGTACTCTGGATCAAAGACAAAGATGGCAATGAGCCCCATCAAATAACAGGACAAGAGCAAGAGGACACAAGCACATTAGATAGG CATGCGCAAGAGTTGGCTGAGCTGCGAATGGGCGTGGAGCAGGTGACAGAGCGTGAGCTGGAAATGGCCAAGCGGTTAGAAGACTTCATAGTTATGACCCAAGACCAGAATACACAGCTACAGGCAGAGGTTCAGGAACTTCGTAATCTTTTAGCCATCCGTGAGGAACAGCTGGCCAGTGCAACATTCAg ACTGGGTGTCATAGAAGAGGAGAGGGAGGAAGACGAAAGAAAGCTAAATGTCGCTGTGGCTGCAGTTGAACGCATGAATGTTTTG GAGGAGCAGTTTGCTGGGTTGTTGAAAGATGTGCACCAACTCTATGCAGTTAATGCTGATGGCATAAGACAGACTTACATCAATACCTGA